The sequence TTCGATCAGTTCAAGCTTATGCTCATGCAGGTCATGTGCATGGACTTCACCGGTATCCGCCAGATGCTCTGCGATCTGAGTCGTCTTGCCGCCTGGTGCCGCACACATATCGAGCACTTTCATGCCCGGCTGCACATCCAGTGCGTAGACCGGCAGCATGGAGCTTTCGTCCTGCACGGTCAGCCAGCCTTTCGTGTACGTATACGTATTAGCGACATTGCCGCTATGGCAGTAGATCGCCTCAGGGACCACTTTGCCGATTTCGGCTTTCGCCCCTTCGCTCTTCAGCTGATGGAGCGCTTTCTCCACTGTCGTGTGAACCGTGTTGACACGCGCTGTATTGACCGGCGGGATGTTGTTCGCTTCCGCCATCCGCTGGGTCTCTTCCATGCCGTACTGGTCGATCCATCTGCGGATCAGCCATTCAGGATGGCTCGTTGCAAGGGCAAGCCGTTTCGTCTCGTCGGGAATATCATCAATCGAGCGGACGCCCTGCCGCAAGACGGAACGGAGCACACCGTTGACCAGGCTCGCCGTGCCTTTATGACCGCGCCGCTTCGCAATTTCGACGGCTTCGTTGACGGCCGCGTGGGGCGGAATCTTCGTCAGGTACACAATCTGATACAGCGACAGGCGCAGCAGCTCACGCACCCAGTCATCAAGCTTCCCTTTGATGAACGGCTCGAGATAGTAATCGAGCGTCAGTCTGCGCTGCAGTGTGCCGTACGCCAAATTCGTCAGGAGCCCTTTGTCCTGGTCTTTGATACCATACGTTTCGAACGTCCTCGTCAGCAGAAGGTTGCTGTAGGCCTGATTGCGGCTCACTTCGAGGAGGATCGAGAGGGCAGCGTCACGGACATTCCCTTTCCAGATCGTCTTCTTCTTTGCCGTCATACGAAACGCTCCCCTTTTTTCCAGTCGTTTCCGGAACCGTTCAGGAAGACCGATGCCGTCATCCGCTTCTTGCCGGCAGGCTGGAGCTCCGTGATGGCGACGGAATTTCCGTCGCCGGCCCGGACGATGATCCGGTCTTTCTGGATATCCGTGATGTCACCGGCAGCTCCGTCCGCTGAACCTTCGGCCATTTCGGTTTTCCAGATCTTCACGGTTTCCCCGCGGAAGGTCGTGAAGGCTGTCGGCCATGGCGACAGGCCGCGCACTTGGTTATGGATATCCCGCGCGCGCCGGTTCCAGTCGATCCGTTCCTGTTCGCGGCTGATATTGCGGGCGAATGTCACGAGCGTCTCGTCTTGCGGGATCCGTTCGTTCGTCCCTTCCAATATGGAGGGCAGCGTCTCCTTCAGCAGCTGTTCACCGGCAGCCGAAAGCTTGCCGAACATGCTGCCGGTATCATCAGTCTCCGTGATCGGCACTT comes from Sporosarcina trichiuri and encodes:
- the rsmB gene encoding 16S rRNA (cytosine(967)-C(5))-methyltransferase RsmB — translated: MTAKKKTIWKGNVRDAALSILLEVSRNQAYSNLLLTRTFETYGIKDQDKGLLTNLAYGTLQRRLTLDYYLEPFIKGKLDDWVRELLRLSLYQIVYLTKIPPHAAVNEAVEIAKRRGHKGTASLVNGVLRSVLRQGVRSIDDIPDETKRLALATSHPEWLIRRWIDQYGMEETQRMAEANNIPPVNTARVNTVHTTVEKALHQLKSEGAKAEIGKVVPEAIYCHSGNVANTYTYTKGWLTVQDESSMLPVYALDVQPGMKVLDMCAAPGGKTTQIAEHLADTGEVHAHDLHEHKLELIEQNADRLGLKSIWTSSGDSRELRDVYEAESFDRILVDAPCSGLGVIRRKPEIKYNKTEQDVESLAEIQAELLETAWTLVKPGGKIVYSTCTVDKTENDGVVLHFLERHPEAEKEVPEFFREAGLSTPNGMLQVMPHHFGSDGFFAAAIVKPELEQ
- the fmt gene encoding methionyl-tRNA formyltransferase, encoding MSRLVFMGTPDFSVPILRMLHEEGHEIAAVVTQPDRPVGRKRVLTPPPVKAEALRLGLPVIQPEKLKGSAELAEIIALEPDLIVTAAFGQLLPNDLLDAPKLGCINVHASLLPAYRGGAPIHQAVMDGCEETGVTIMYMVQKLDAGDMISQVKVPITETDDTGSMFGKLSAAGEQLLKETLPSILEGTNERIPQDETLVTFARNISREQERIDWNRRARDIHNQVRGLSPWPTAFTTFRGETVKIWKTEMAEGSADGAAGDITDIQKDRIIVRAGDGNSVAITELQPAGKKRMTASVFLNGSGNDWKKGERFV